From one Pararge aegeria chromosome 21, ilParAegt1.1, whole genome shotgun sequence genomic stretch:
- the LOC120633283 gene encoding protein ALP1-like isoform X1: MEVEEAICVYLLLRKKERKKKRQYWVHPILRDRFTHGQFQTLYPKLRSFEPKFFNYLRMSINSFDELLEMMSKQIESNDTHMRSSVSPEEKLVITLRYLGTGCSFGELHYNFRLGKSTITGIVREVCETLWEKVTKNVMPEPSEDIWKKIAKDFEKYANFPNCIGAIDGKHIRITKPKDSGSLYYNYKTFFSIVLLALCDSNYCFTFIDIGSYGKSSDSAIFKNSAFYKRLIEKSLHIPKPKPISETDPKPLPYVIVGDEAFGLSENVMRPYAGKGLSYEKKIFNYRLSRARRFIECTFGILANKWRIFHRPINVNIDFAEDIIKACCVLHNFVRTRDGIQYEDTLHTAPMSNLITLHAGRGTPSSLNIRDKYANYFVNEGRVEWQDTKI, translated from the exons ATGGAAGTCGAAGAAGCAATATGTGTGTACTTGTTGCTccgtaaaaaagaaagaaagaagaaacggCAGTATTGGGTGCATCCAATATTACGCGATCGGTTTACTCATGGTCAGTTTCAGACTTTATATCCAAAATTAAGAAGTTTTGAACCAAAATTCTTCAATTATTTGAGAATGTCGATAAATTCATTTGATGAATTATTAGAAATGATGAGTAAACAAATTGAATCTAATGATACCCATATGAGGTCAAGCGTGTCCCCAGAAGAAAAACTCGTGATCACATTAag atatCTGGGTACTGGTTGTTCCTTTGGAGAACTACATTACAACTTTCGTCTTGGCAAATCTACAATCACAGGAATTGTCCGTGAAGTATGTGAAACTCTGTGGGAAAAAGTCACAAAAAACGTCATGCCTGAACCCAGCGAAGATATATGGAAGAAAATAGCtaaagattttgaaaaatatgcaaattttccCAATTGCATAGGCGCCATAGATGGCAAGCATATAAGGATTACAAAACCCAAAGATTCGGGttctttgtattataattacaaaacttttttttccataGTACTGTTGGCACTTTGTGATAGTAACTATTGTTTTACTTTCATAGATATCGGATCTTACGGAAAAAGTAGTGATtctgcaatttttaaaaattcagcaTTTTATAAAAGGTTAATAGAAAAGTCATTACACATACCAAAACCTAAACCAATATCTGAAACAGATCCTAAACCATTGCCATACGTCATAGTTGGCGATGAAGCGTTTGGTTTATCCGAAAATGTAATGCGACCCTATGCAGGTAAAGGGCtatcatatgaaaaaaaaatatttaattacaggtTATCAAGAGCTCGACGTTTTATTGAATGCACTTTCGGAATTCTGGCAAACAAGTGGCGCATTTTTCATAGGCCTATAAACGTGAATATAGACTTTGCCGAAGACATAATAAAGGCCTGTTGCGTGCTACACAATTTTGTTAGAACTAGAGATGGTATACAGTATGAAGATACTTTACATACTGCGCCAATGAGTAATCTTATTACATTACATGCAGGAAGGGGTACACCATCATCATTAAACATTAGAGACAAATATGCTAATTACTTTGTGAATGAGGGTCGTGTAGAATGGCAAGACacgaaaatatga
- the LOC120633284 gene encoding uncharacterized protein LOC120633284 — protein MDRFDTELFIDEVEKRPALWNIQCAEYSNKTIKNGAWQELVEIFGENEDSLEKKVLFGVSLQKKWKNIRDAYNKEFKKGKSIPSGSGACKGSKYMYFDRLSFLQKTIENKETITNIDEAKNEEIRNIDQKLDNFVNAREIQPVPNKRKKTKITSEERLSNILENSIESRDKIQRQIQESMSKQDDDDKLFCMSLYKELKKVPENKRLATKIELLQVIQKGQKLPSPIHITSQQNTPNAVFWQNQQYSNPQGYFTGYSTIVPGESPSPLSCNSTDDSQSSIVQNIYSDV, from the exons ATGGATCGCTTCGACACCGAGCTATTCATCGATGAGGTGGAAAAAAGACCTGCTTTGTGGAACATCCAATGTGCAGAATATTCTAACAAAACGATTAAAAACGGAGCTTGGCAGGAGCTGGTGGAGATTTTTGGAGAAAATGAGGATTCTTTGGAAAAGAAGGTTCTTTTTG GTgtatcattacaaaaaaaatggaagAACATCCGTGATGCTTATAATAAGGAATTCAAGAAAGGCAAATCAATTCCTTCTGGTTCTGGTGCATGTAAAGGTTCAAAATACATGTATTTCGACCGGCTTTCTTTTCTTCAGAAGACGATAGAAAACAAAGAAACTATCACAAACATAGATGAAGccaaaaatgaagaaattcggaACATTGACCAAAAGCtagataattttgtaaatgcACGTGAAATACAACCGGTACCCAATAAAAGgaagaaaactaaaattactTCAGAAGAGCGATTGTCTAACATATTAGAAAATAGTATTGAATCAAGAGataaaatacaaagacaaaTACAAGAAAGTATGTCAAagcaagatgatgatgataaacttttTTGCATGTCATTGTATAAAGAGTTAAAGAAAGTTCCAGAAAATAAACGATTGGCTACTAAAATTGAATTGCTCCAGGTAATACAGAAAGGGCAGAAATTACCATCGCCTATTCATATCACGAGCCAGCAAAACACGCCTAATGCAGTATTTTGGCAAAACCAACAATATTCAAACCCACAAGGATATTTCACTGGATATTCTACAATAGTACCAGGAGAGTCTCCATCGCCTTTATCATGCAATAGCACTGACGATTCACAgtcttctatagtacaaaatatatattctgacgtataa
- the LOC120633283 gene encoding protein ANTAGONIST OF LIKE HETEROCHROMATIN PROTEIN 1-like isoform X2: MEVEEAICVYLLLRKKERKKKRQYWVHPILRDRFTHGQFQTLYPKLRSFEPKFFNYLRMSINSFDELLEMMSKQIESNDTHMRSSVSPEEKLVITLRYLGTGCSFGELHYNFRLGKSTITGIVREVCETLWEKVTKNVMPEPSEDIWKKIAKDFEKYANFPNCIGAIDGKHIRITKPKDSGSLYYNYKTFFSIVLLALCDSNYCFTFIDIGSYGKSSDSAIFKNSAFYKRLSRARRFIECTFGILANKWRIFHRPINVNIDFAEDIIKACCVLHNFVRTRDGIQYEDTLHTAPMSNLITLHAGRGTPSSLNIRDKYANYFVNEGRVEWQDTKI, encoded by the exons ATGGAAGTCGAAGAAGCAATATGTGTGTACTTGTTGCTccgtaaaaaagaaagaaagaagaaacggCAGTATTGGGTGCATCCAATATTACGCGATCGGTTTACTCATGGTCAGTTTCAGACTTTATATCCAAAATTAAGAAGTTTTGAACCAAAATTCTTCAATTATTTGAGAATGTCGATAAATTCATTTGATGAATTATTAGAAATGATGAGTAAACAAATTGAATCTAATGATACCCATATGAGGTCAAGCGTGTCCCCAGAAGAAAAACTCGTGATCACATTAag atatCTGGGTACTGGTTGTTCCTTTGGAGAACTACATTACAACTTTCGTCTTGGCAAATCTACAATCACAGGAATTGTCCGTGAAGTATGTGAAACTCTGTGGGAAAAAGTCACAAAAAACGTCATGCCTGAACCCAGCGAAGATATATGGAAGAAAATAGCtaaagattttgaaaaatatgcaaattttccCAATTGCATAGGCGCCATAGATGGCAAGCATATAAGGATTACAAAACCCAAAGATTCGGGttctttgtattataattacaaaacttttttttccataGTACTGTTGGCACTTTGTGATAGTAACTATTGTTTTACTTTCATAGATATCGGATCTTACGGAAAAAGTAGTGATtctgcaatttttaaaaattcagcaTTTTATAAAAG gtTATCAAGAGCTCGACGTTTTATTGAATGCACTTTCGGAATTCTGGCAAACAAGTGGCGCATTTTTCATAGGCCTATAAACGTGAATATAGACTTTGCCGAAGACATAATAAAGGCCTGTTGCGTGCTACACAATTTTGTTAGAACTAGAGATGGTATACAGTATGAAGATACTTTACATACTGCGCCAATGAGTAATCTTATTACATTACATGCAGGAAGGGGTACACCATCATCATTAAACATTAGAGACAAATATGCTAATTACTTTGTGAATGAGGGTCGTGTAGAATGGCAAGACacgaaaatatga